The segment GCCCTACGCCATCGCGTACGTGACGCTCGACGAAGGCGTGACGATGATGACCAACCTCGTCGACTGCGATCTCGACGCCATCCGGATCGGCCAGCGCGTCAGGCTCGTGTTCAAGCCCACCGAAGGCGGGCCGCCCGTACCCACCTTCACGCCCGCCTGATCGGCGGGCGCCGCTCCCCGCCCTCTATCAAGCTCGGGCATAGTCAGAACTTCTCCCCAGCTCCGCCGCCGCCGAACTTCCCTCCGCCGCCGGTGAAGTCTTTCTCTTGAGCGGCGGGCCGAGACGCCGCCGACGTGAAGGCGGCGACTACCGGGACGACCTGGAGCGCGTGCTGCCGCCGCTCGTCCGAGAACAGGGGGTCGGCTGTGAAGCCCGCGATGTCTCCCGCCGGCGCGCGCCGGAGCGCCCGCTCAACGGCCAGGGTGAGGATGACGAGCGCCGCGCCGGAGAGAATCAGCATCGCCCAGAGCGGCGCGATGTGGACGTAGTGTCGCAGCGTGACGAGCGACAGGGCGAGGAGCACGATTCCGGTGTCGAGGAGGAAGGTCCTCCTCGATCTTGCGCCCCACGCCAAGATCGCCAGCGGGCCGGCGGCGGTCGCGAGGGCCGATAGAGCGACAAGGCCCCGCGATGGGGCGATGCGCCTCGCGGCGAATCGCCCGAGATCCTCCAGAAGATGCTTATCGAGGGAGTACACGTTGACGGCAGCGTACGCGGCCACGATCCCTGCGACGACGAGGACTGCCGCCGCGCGCCGATGAGACGGCGCCCAGGAGGCCTCGTCCAACCGACGAGCGGCCAAGCCGGCCAGCGCCGCGCCGACCAGAACCCAAAGAACGCGCCCGTACGGCAGCCGTCCGAGGAAGAGGAACAGCGAGACGGCCGACAACGCGGCAAAGAGCGGACTCCCCCATCGCCGGCAGCCCGCGGCCCACGCGAGAAAAGTCGCGATGAGGATCGCGTCGATAGCGTCGTCGAAACGCATCATCATGGTCTCGAGGAGGAAAAGCCCGAACCCGACGATGAGGAAGCCAACTCCCAGGAACGACGCCGCCCCAGCCGCGCCCCGCCTTGCGAACCGTGGCGATGCCTCCAGCCAGTCAGCCGCGACGAGCGCCGCGCCGGCGAACAGGAACAGCAAGGCCTGGTGCCCGATCTTGCCCGGTCGGAACGCGATCGAGAAAGCCTCAAAGGCGCAGAGGATGACGGCCGTGACCACGCAGGCGGTCAGCACGCGCCACACCGCCGACGGCGTGACGCAAGGATCGGGGAATGCCCTGCGGATCGCATGGTCGGTCGGCTCGTCGATGGCCCCGACCCGCAGCCAGCCCTGCGCGGCTTCGTGCACCTCCGCGGCCCGCTCCCAAGCGGCCGAGTTCTGCCTCATCGCTCCTTCATCCTTCGATGAGCGGCGAAGATGAAAGCGAGCACTCCTAAGCCCAGGAGAGCGGCGAGAAGGAATGGGAGGCCGCTCACCTTTCCGCCGTAGCGAAACGGCTCGAAGAGGACCCGCAGGAGGCCGATATACGCCGCCACGACTCCTTGCGCGAAGTAGAGGGAGCGGCCGAGATGGAAGGAGAGCCACATGACGACGCCCGCCACCACGAGAAGCGCGGCGAGCCACCAACCCCAGGCAGACCCGTCATCGAGGACTCCGGAGAGAAGCGCGCCGAGGAGCAAAAGGAGTCCCGCATTGGCGAAGACTTCCTCGAAGTGGAGCTTCCGCTTCAGCAGAACGGAGAGCGCCGCTGCCGCCACGTAAAGCGCGCCCAGCGCGATGGCGTTCCTACGCAAGCGGCCCGCATCGGCCGCCCAGAGCGAGCCGGATATCAGACTGAGCGAGACGCCCCGCCAGGCGGCGAGCGTCGTGAGGGCGAGGCCGAGGACAGTCCGCGAATCCCACACGTACGCCGCCGCGAGATAGACCGCCCCGACGACCAGGAGGTGGTGCGCCCAATTGGGCCCCAGCACCGTGAACTGCACCTCGACGTACGCCACTTCCGAAGCGAAGAGGAGGAGGCCCAGGAGGAGGATGTAGTCGAAGGCCACGTTCGGGGACTGGACCTCTCCCCACGAAAAGGGCGCCGCCTTGCGAATCACCCAGACGAGACAGGCGGCCGCGGCAAGGCCGATTCCGATGGCGACGGCCCACGGCCCGATCTCGCGGTGGTGCTCCTTGACGAGGAGCCCGACTCCTGTCGTCAGGAGGAGGACGCCGACGTAGAGGAGCGCCCTGATCTCGAGGCGGATGGAGACGAGCTTCCGCTGGGCCACGCGGTCGAAGAGGGCGGCCTGCCCGCCGGAGAGGACATTCTCCGCTCTCAGGCGGGCGATCGCGCTCACGACATCCGGGTTCATATCTCGGCCTTATCTACCGTCTAGGCAAGGCGCAGGGCTCCACCGCTCAGCACGAATGCGCCGTCCTGGCCTCTCGCATCGAAGGCGAAGGCCTTGCCCTCCGCAGCTTCGGCCACGCGCAGGGTGAAGTGTCCGGGCAGGGGCACCATGCCCGTGAAGCGCG is part of the Candidatus Rokuibacteriota bacterium genome and harbors:
- a CDS encoding OB-fold domain-containing protein, whose amino-acid sequence is PYAIAYVTLDEGVTMMTNLVDCDLDAIRIGQRVRLVFKPTEGGPPVPTFTPA